A window of Limosilactobacillus reuteri genomic DNA:
ATTTTCAAATTACTTTGCATTTATCATGTTGATTGTGATTGTCATCTTTATGTTTATTAATCCTGACACACGAGTTTCGGTTATTGTTGGTGCTGCAGTGTTGATCCTAGCAGTCGCAGTATACCTTGTTCGGCATGGTTTTAAAAACGAAAAAGCATAGGATAAATAAGAAGCTAGGAAAAATCCCTGGCTTCTATTTTATTTTAAAATTAATTTCGTCCTGCTAAGCTCATGTAGTACAATTGCATGTAGACTTTTAATAAATTGGAGAAAAACAATGGAGAGTAGAAAAGAGGCATTTCATCGCTATAATCAGTTCAATCAACTAATTCGGGCGATCATTATTGGAATATTGACTGGTTTAGTAGTTAGTGTATTTAGACTCATAATTCAACACTTTTTACAATTAGTAACAGCAAGTTTTGCATATTTTCATTCTCATCCATTATGGCTAATACCATGGACGATTGGATCAATTATTTTAGCATTATCGTTAGGATGGTTAGCCCAATCCTATCCTGATATAAAAGGTTCAGGGATTCCACAGGTTGAAGGACAATTGACTAATCAGTTTGATGAAAAATGGTGGCCAGTGTTATGGCGGAAATTTCTTGGCGGAATTTTCGCCATTGGATCCGGATTATATCTCGGACGTGAAGGACCATCAATTCAACTTGGGGCAACTATTGGTCAAGGAGTAGAGGAAAAAGCCAAAGTAGGACACCTTAATCGTCAAATAGGAATTGCAAGTGGGGCCGCAGCAGGACTATCTGCAGCCTTTAATGCGCCAATCGCCGCGACTATCTTTATTTTGGAAGAAGTATATCATAATTTTTCACCGGTAATTTGGTTGGCAACATTTGTGAGTTCGCTTTGTTCTAATATGGTTTCGATGCAGTTTTTTGGCTTACGACCGGTTTTGAATGTTCCTTATAATCATATGCTTCCTAATAATCTTTATTGGCACTTGATTGCGCTTGGTATTTTATTAGGTATCTTAGGGCGTCTTTACCAAATTGTTATTTTGCATTTGAATGGTTGGACAGCACGGATTCCTAAACTTTCCCCGATCGCCTACCCAATTATTCCGTTTTTGCTGGTTATTCCCATTGCTTGGTATTTTCCAATCACAC
This region includes:
- a CDS encoding ClC family H(+)/Cl(-) exchange transporter produces the protein MESRKEAFHRYNQFNQLIRAIIIGILTGLVVSVFRLIIQHFLQLVTASFAYFHSHPLWLIPWTIGSIILALSLGWLAQSYPDIKGSGIPQVEGQLTNQFDEKWWPVLWRKFLGGIFAIGSGLYLGREGPSIQLGATIGQGVEEKAKVGHLNRQIGIASGAAAGLSAAFNAPIAATIFILEEVYHNFSPVIWLATFVSSLCSNMVSMQFFGLRPVLNVPYNHMLPNNLYWHLIALGILLGILGRLYQIVILHLNGWTARIPKLSPIAYPIIPFLLVIPIAWYFPITLGGGNELIIILRSLPFSLALFVGLFVLRFVFSMISYGSQLPGGIFLPILTLGAILGAVYCALMVRLGLIPVRYLPNFIIYGMAGYFACISKAPFTAILLITEMVGSLAHLMPLALVAVVAYLVVDVLHGEPVYTAMFNAFIGNNPQPARHKEDVTMSITIYAGARLDGCKIKDFPWPTDCIVMVIYRGEEKIIPNGQTKLQAGDTLILRANSATTRQAYHEISRAAHYAQG